From Zingiber officinale cultivar Zhangliang chromosome 5B, Zo_v1.1, whole genome shotgun sequence, the proteins below share one genomic window:
- the LOC121985267 gene encoding uncharacterized protein LOC121985267 isoform X1: MGKPEEVRVEVPDLGSDAAAAAASGWRGTAWICRALSARCLLVLVLSAAVLLSAVFWLPLFRAHRSGFVSDDSGSVHAEIQASFILQKPISALVTAAARLEYEIFEEIGIPNTKVSIISMHPLTPENSTYVTFGFLPEPKNASINSAALSILRSTLIDLVLKQINITWTSSFFGDPSSFELLKFPGGITVVPSQSASIWEIAQTLFDFKLNNSIEEILKNMDSLKAELKFGLNLTSNENAYVKLMNSDGSTVASPVTIEASVLSDIGSGNLLPDRMRQLAQFITGPDSNNLGLNNSVFGKVKQVQLSSYLENSISSLPPSPSPSPSDGIVSAEPPSLISISSPVPASAPALLNNHYEQPPCFYSHTLPSHSPGAYPPAPNVGIKSHQPQFHAVNVPVPSPSTEPPNFPPIYSEHSPNLAAPSSHEVMKPNPKVAREPSLAPVSHASSSIPGSGGGEGLLAAPLSSFISLSSGSKIADQIIWETNLAGLLGFLIFQFVCATPY; this comes from the exons ATGGGGAAGCCCGAGGAAGTCCGCGTCGAGGTCCCCGATCTAGGGTccgacgccgccgccgccgctgcttCCGGATGGAGAGGCACTGCTTGGATCTGCCGTGCCCTCTCCGCTAGATGCCTCCTCGTGCTTGTCCTCAGTGCTGCAGTGCTGCTCTCCGCCGTCTTCTGGCTGCCTCTTTTTCGCGCCCATCGATCTGGTTTCGTTTCAGATGACTCCGGAAGCGTTCACG CTGAAATACAGGCgagtttcattttgcaaaaaCCAATTTCAGCACTTGTTACTGCTGCTGCAAGATTAGAGTATGAAATTTTTGAAGAAATTGGTATTCCAAACAcaaag GTTTCAATTATTTCCATGCATCCCTTAACTCCAGAAAACTCTACATATGTAACCTTTGGTTTTCTTCCTGAACCAAAAAATGCCTCAATAAACTCTGCAGCACTCAGTATTTTGAGATCTACTTTGATAGATCTGGTTCTTAAGCAAATTAATATAACTTGGACATCATCATTTTTTGGTGATCCATCATCTTTTGAGCTTTTGAAGTTTCCTGGAGGGATCACTGTGGTGCCTTCACAGTCAGCTTCAATTTGGGAAATAGCACAAACCCTGTTTGACTTCAAATTAAATAACAGCATTGAAGAAATTTTGAAGAACATGGACAGTTTGAAGGCTGAACTTAAATTTGGATTGAATTTGACTTCTAATGAG AATGCATATGTAAAGCTTATGAATAGTGATGGTTCCACAGTGGCATCACCAGTTACCATTGAGGCTTCTGTTCTATCAGATATTGGGAGTGGCAATCTTTTACCAGATAGAATGAGGCAACTAGCTCAGTTCATCACAGGGCCGGATTCCAACAATCTTGGCCTTAATAACTCTGTTTTTGGAAAAGTGAAGCAAGTGCAGTTATCATCATACCTTGAGAACTCAATCTCATCGCTACCCCCCAGTCCATCTCCTTCTCCATCTGATGGCATTGTATCTGCTGAACCTCCTTCATTAATATCTATTTCCTCACCTGTGCCAGCATCTGCTCCTGCTCTGTTGAATAATCACTATGAACAGCCTCCATGTTTCTACAGTCATACTTTGCCATCACATAGTCCAGGGGCTTATCCACCAGCCCCTAATGTTGGTATCAAGTCACACCAGCCACAGTTTCATGCTGTAAATGTACCTGTACCTTCACCAAGTACTGAACCACCAAACTTTCCTCCTATTTATTCAGAACACTCGCCAAATTTGGCTGCTCCCTCAAGCCATGAAGTGATGAAGCCTAATCCCAAAGTGGCTCGAGAACCCTCACTAGCTCCAGTTAGCCATGCTTCCAGTTCAATCCCAGGTAGTGGAGGTGGTGAGGGATTGCTTGCAGCTCCTTTGTCATCATTTATATCACTGTCTTCTGGAT CAAAAATTGCAGACCAAATAATCTGGGAGACAAACCTGGCGGGGCTGCTGGGATTTCTCATATTCCAATTTGTTTGTGCGACACCATATTGA
- the LOC121985267 gene encoding formin-like protein 18 isoform X2, translated as MYLVGGFVIWHQMGEDNAISEIQASFILQKPISALVTAAARLEYEIFEEIGIPNTKVSIISMHPLTPENSTYVTFGFLPEPKNASINSAALSILRSTLIDLVLKQINITWTSSFFGDPSSFELLKFPGGITVVPSQSASIWEIAQTLFDFKLNNSIEEILKNMDSLKAELKFGLNLTSNENAYVKLMNSDGSTVASPVTIEASVLSDIGSGNLLPDRMRQLAQFITGPDSNNLGLNNSVFGKVKQVQLSSYLENSISSLPPSPSPSPSDGIVSAEPPSLISISSPVPASAPALLNNHYEQPPCFYSHTLPSHSPGAYPPAPNVGIKSHQPQFHAVNVPVPSPSTEPPNFPPIYSEHSPNLAAPSSHEVMKPNPKVAREPSLAPVSHASSSIPGSGGGEGLLAAPLSSFISLSSGSKIADQIIWETNLAGLLGFLIFQFVCATPY; from the exons ATGTACCTCGTAGGTGGTTTTGTAATTTGGCATCAAATGGGAGAAGACAATGCTATTT CTGAAATACAGGCgagtttcattttgcaaaaaCCAATTTCAGCACTTGTTACTGCTGCTGCAAGATTAGAGTATGAAATTTTTGAAGAAATTGGTATTCCAAACAcaaag GTTTCAATTATTTCCATGCATCCCTTAACTCCAGAAAACTCTACATATGTAACCTTTGGTTTTCTTCCTGAACCAAAAAATGCCTCAATAAACTCTGCAGCACTCAGTATTTTGAGATCTACTTTGATAGATCTGGTTCTTAAGCAAATTAATATAACTTGGACATCATCATTTTTTGGTGATCCATCATCTTTTGAGCTTTTGAAGTTTCCTGGAGGGATCACTGTGGTGCCTTCACAGTCAGCTTCAATTTGGGAAATAGCACAAACCCTGTTTGACTTCAAATTAAATAACAGCATTGAAGAAATTTTGAAGAACATGGACAGTTTGAAGGCTGAACTTAAATTTGGATTGAATTTGACTTCTAATGAG AATGCATATGTAAAGCTTATGAATAGTGATGGTTCCACAGTGGCATCACCAGTTACCATTGAGGCTTCTGTTCTATCAGATATTGGGAGTGGCAATCTTTTACCAGATAGAATGAGGCAACTAGCTCAGTTCATCACAGGGCCGGATTCCAACAATCTTGGCCTTAATAACTCTGTTTTTGGAAAAGTGAAGCAAGTGCAGTTATCATCATACCTTGAGAACTCAATCTCATCGCTACCCCCCAGTCCATCTCCTTCTCCATCTGATGGCATTGTATCTGCTGAACCTCCTTCATTAATATCTATTTCCTCACCTGTGCCAGCATCTGCTCCTGCTCTGTTGAATAATCACTATGAACAGCCTCCATGTTTCTACAGTCATACTTTGCCATCACATAGTCCAGGGGCTTATCCACCAGCCCCTAATGTTGGTATCAAGTCACACCAGCCACAGTTTCATGCTGTAAATGTACCTGTACCTTCACCAAGTACTGAACCACCAAACTTTCCTCCTATTTATTCAGAACACTCGCCAAATTTGGCTGCTCCCTCAAGCCATGAAGTGATGAAGCCTAATCCCAAAGTGGCTCGAGAACCCTCACTAGCTCCAGTTAGCCATGCTTCCAGTTCAATCCCAGGTAGTGGAGGTGGTGAGGGATTGCTTGCAGCTCCTTTGTCATCATTTATATCACTGTCTTCTGGAT CAAAAATTGCAGACCAAATAATCTGGGAGACAAACCTGGCGGGGCTGCTGGGATTTCTCATATTCCAATTTGTTTGTGCGACACCATATTGA